A stretch of the Salarias fasciatus chromosome 3, fSalaFa1.1, whole genome shotgun sequence genome encodes the following:
- the LOC115381505 gene encoding uncharacterized protein LOC115381505 isoform X2 — translation MVAARQKFIPNMKPWIRLCCLVLVISSTCRGQNGTVSPVEDEEMEGVNATTSEPFPQLEPTFNEDTNQSFPEPSSLSPALPGENVTSSEDDADVTTKGSGDATRGRTPPPPVTTVAMKTTSTSNSPPPAGGGSPSWAYVLLVLIILVIIALCVILYFLRKASKSYSFELQRPSPSNDLVQPTGTFEPVYLDDLERPNLKDLESAEEPPPPPVTNGTSLQLEAKDSSEDAASDNPPVLANGVETSPAGDGSGPTSGDDPVDMATDPLSSIDLLLDPVEQQQNENNNNPVRSSDPFVEINLDESPWSDQLLASPEAPSSVLPFSPFSF, via the exons ATGGTCGCAGCCAGACAGAAATTCATCCCCAACATGAAGCCGTGGATTCGCCTCTGCTGCCTCG TTCTCGTCATTTCTTCTACTTGTCGAGGACAGAATGGAACCGTCTCACCAGTTGAGGATGAAGAGATGGAAG gcgtcaacgcgaCCACCTCTGAACCGTTCCCACAACTGGAACCAACATTTAACGAAGATACCAACCAGTCGTTCCCCGAGCCGTCCTCTCTCAGTCCGGCGTTACCGGGTGAAAACGTGACC AGTTCAGAGGATGACGCTGATGTAACGACGAAAGGATCCGGCGATGCCACTCGAGGCCGGACCCCGCCGCCCCCCGTGACGACGGTTGCCATGAAGACAACGTCAACGTCAAACTCAC cgcctcctgcaggtggaggttctccaTCCTGGG CCTACGTCCTCCTGGTGCTGATCATCCTGGTGATCATCGCCCTGTGTGTCATCCTCTACTTCCTCAGGAAAGCCTCCAAG AGTTACTCCTTCGAGCTGCAGCGCCCGAGTCCCTCCAACGACCTCGTCCAGCCCACCGGCACCTTCGAACCGGTTTACCTGGATGACCTGG AGCGACCAAATCTCAAAGATCTGGAGTCCGCCGAGGAGCCGCCCCCTCCTCCAGTGACCAACGGGACGAGTCTGCAACTGGAGGCCAAGGACAGCAGCGAAGACGCCG CGTCAGATAATCCTCCGGTCCTGGCAAACGGCGTGGAGACTTCGCCCGCCGGCGACGGCAGCGGTCCGACGTCGGGCGACGACCCCGTCGACATGGCAACCGACCCGCTGAGCAGcatcgacctgctgctggatccCGTCGAGCAGCAACAGaacgaaaacaacaacaacccag TGCGCTCCAGCGATCCCTTCGTGGAGATAAACCTGGACGAGTCTCCGTGGAGCGATCAGCTCCTGGCCTCTCCTGAAgctccctcctccgtcctccccttctctcctttctccttcTGA
- the LOC115381505 gene encoding uncharacterized protein LOC115381505 isoform X1, producing the protein MVAARQKFIPNMKPWIRLCCLVLVISSTCRGQNGTVSPVEDEEMEGVNATTSEPFPQLEPTFNEDTNQSFPEPSSLSPALPGENVTSSEDDADVTTKGSGDATRGRTPPPPVTTVAMKTTSTSNSPPPAGGGSPSWAYVLLVLIILVIIALCVILYFLRKASKSYSFELQRPSPSNDLVQPTGTFEPVYLDDLERPNLKDLESAEEPPPPPVTNGTSLQLEAKDSSEDAASDNPPVLANGVETSPAGDGSGPTSGDDPVDMATDPLSSIDLLLDPVEQQQNENNNNPAVRSSDPFVEINLDESPWSDQLLASPEAPSSVLPFSPFSF; encoded by the exons ATGGTCGCAGCCAGACAGAAATTCATCCCCAACATGAAGCCGTGGATTCGCCTCTGCTGCCTCG TTCTCGTCATTTCTTCTACTTGTCGAGGACAGAATGGAACCGTCTCACCAGTTGAGGATGAAGAGATGGAAG gcgtcaacgcgaCCACCTCTGAACCGTTCCCACAACTGGAACCAACATTTAACGAAGATACCAACCAGTCGTTCCCCGAGCCGTCCTCTCTCAGTCCGGCGTTACCGGGTGAAAACGTGACC AGTTCAGAGGATGACGCTGATGTAACGACGAAAGGATCCGGCGATGCCACTCGAGGCCGGACCCCGCCGCCCCCCGTGACGACGGTTGCCATGAAGACAACGTCAACGTCAAACTCAC cgcctcctgcaggtggaggttctccaTCCTGGG CCTACGTCCTCCTGGTGCTGATCATCCTGGTGATCATCGCCCTGTGTGTCATCCTCTACTTCCTCAGGAAAGCCTCCAAG AGTTACTCCTTCGAGCTGCAGCGCCCGAGTCCCTCCAACGACCTCGTCCAGCCCACCGGCACCTTCGAACCGGTTTACCTGGATGACCTGG AGCGACCAAATCTCAAAGATCTGGAGTCCGCCGAGGAGCCGCCCCCTCCTCCAGTGACCAACGGGACGAGTCTGCAACTGGAGGCCAAGGACAGCAGCGAAGACGCCG CGTCAGATAATCCTCCGGTCCTGGCAAACGGCGTGGAGACTTCGCCCGCCGGCGACGGCAGCGGTCCGACGTCGGGCGACGACCCCGTCGACATGGCAACCGACCCGCTGAGCAGcatcgacctgctgctggatccCGTCGAGCAGCAACAGaacgaaaacaacaacaacccag CAGTGCGCTCCAGCGATCCCTTCGTGGAGATAAACCTGGACGAGTCTCCGTGGAGCGATCAGCTCCTGGCCTCTCCTGAAgctccctcctccgtcctccccttctctcctttctccttcTGA